Proteins encoded by one window of Chryseobacterium foetidum:
- a CDS encoding GPW/gp25 family protein, translating into MDKTNYRMPFSPDSLMVEGGSVDTCDEAESIAHNIMLLITTKKGENRYDDNYGNEVWNLEFDNGVSSGMWETIFINSLRQQIRVYEPRIVDAKVDAHLEFVEHNYDTKEHTEIKKKVKIAVNARMEASGERYSFATEIFLSPMSID; encoded by the coding sequence ATGGATAAAACCAATTACAGAATGCCCTTTTCTCCGGACAGTTTGATGGTAGAGGGCGGAAGTGTGGATACATGCGATGAAGCCGAAAGTATTGCCCACAACATCATGCTGTTGATTACTACAAAAAAAGGCGAAAACCGTTATGATGACAACTACGGAAACGAAGTCTGGAATCTTGAATTTGATAACGGCGTAAGCTCCGGAATGTGGGAAACCATTTTTATCAACAGTCTCAGACAGCAGATCAGAGTCTACGAACCCAGAATTGTAGATGCAAAAGTAGATGCTCACCTCGAATTTGTAGAGCATAATTACGATACCAAAGAGCATACAGAAATCAAAAAGAAGGTGAAAATTGCCGTCAATGCCCGCATGGAGGCCAGTGGCGAGCGCTACAGTTTTGCCACCGAAATTTTTCTCAGCCCGATGTCTATTGACTAA
- the pheT gene encoding phenylalanine--tRNA ligase subunit beta: protein MKISNNWLKDFIKTDIKTERIGEFLTDIGLEVEGIEKFENIKGSLEGIVVGKVLTCEKHPNADKLNKTTVDVGTGKILNIVCGAPNVAEGQTVPVAVVGTKIYAKDGSFFEIKEAKIRGEVSQGMICAEDELGLSDDHGGIMVLDEAKYEVGKKFAEYFDLANDEVFEIGLTPNRTDAMSHYGVARDLFAYLSTNQQKSEFNKVSSEVLNNEGSHSFSLEVENTELTPRYIGAVIENVKVAESPSWLKDRLKAIGLSPINNIVDITNYILHGLGQPLHAFDADKIEGKKVKVGTVVEGTKFTTLDGVERTLNGSEIIIKDGNDNPLCIAGVFGGLNSGVSAETKTIFLESAYFNPVAVRKAAKAHGLNTDASFRFERGVDPNITRTALTHAVKLITELAEGKLVGEILEEYPEKIKDSYVIIRFSKIEQILGTKIHREKVKEILKALDIQVLNEIQNGFEVSVPAYRADVTREIDIIEELLRIYGYNKIDAPQKISFTPVKLNAKDQDELENSWARTLQSLGFNEVMNNSLTSVKDETDAVKLLNPLSNDLAFMRKSLLEGLLQNAIYNINRKNQDIKFFEFGKIYHKKEKYEERKQLAVLVSGRNVAENWLQPKSATDFYNLKAYVKVLLEKLAIDYKEIASSDERFSDALEYECNGETLVKIGKVAHQMLKDFDVDQDCFYAEIELELAQKLRSENELKFKDIPKFNKIRRDLALLIDKNVQYQDLYQTAKKNKSPYIKNINLFDVYEGKNLPEGKKSYAMSFELLNEEKTLEEKEIASVMDSLIKSFQKEFNAELRS from the coding sequence ATGAAAATATCAAATAACTGGCTTAAAGATTTTATCAAAACAGATATTAAAACCGAGAGAATCGGCGAATTTCTTACCGATATTGGTCTTGAGGTTGAAGGAATAGAAAAATTTGAAAACATTAAAGGCAGCCTTGAAGGAATTGTCGTAGGAAAAGTTTTGACCTGCGAAAAACATCCCAATGCTGACAAATTAAACAAAACCACTGTAGACGTCGGAACAGGAAAAATTCTGAACATCGTTTGTGGTGCTCCAAATGTGGCTGAAGGTCAAACTGTACCTGTGGCTGTTGTGGGAACGAAAATCTACGCCAAAGACGGAAGCTTTTTTGAAATTAAAGAAGCAAAAATCCGTGGTGAAGTTTCACAGGGGATGATTTGTGCTGAAGACGAGCTGGGACTGAGCGATGATCACGGCGGAATCATGGTTTTGGATGAAGCCAAATACGAAGTAGGAAAGAAGTTTGCAGAATATTTCGATCTTGCAAATGATGAAGTTTTTGAAATCGGTTTAACGCCGAACAGAACTGATGCAATGTCACATTACGGCGTGGCGAGAGATCTTTTTGCCTACCTTTCAACCAACCAGCAGAAGTCGGAATTCAATAAAGTTTCTTCTGAAGTATTGAATAATGAAGGTTCACACAGCTTCTCACTTGAAGTTGAAAATACAGAACTCACACCGAGATACATCGGTGCTGTGATTGAAAACGTGAAGGTTGCAGAATCTCCATCGTGGCTGAAAGACAGATTAAAAGCTATCGGACTGAGCCCAATCAACAATATTGTAGATATTACAAATTATATTCTTCATGGCCTTGGACAGCCGCTTCATGCTTTTGATGCTGATAAAATTGAAGGCAAAAAAGTGAAAGTAGGAACCGTTGTTGAAGGGACAAAATTCACGACTTTAGATGGTGTTGAAAGAACTTTAAATGGCTCAGAAATCATCATCAAAGACGGAAATGATAATCCTTTGTGTATTGCCGGAGTGTTCGGAGGTTTAAATTCCGGAGTTTCCGCGGAGACAAAGACAATTTTCCTTGAAAGTGCTTATTTCAATCCGGTTGCGGTAAGAAAAGCAGCAAAAGCACACGGTTTAAACACCGACGCATCATTCAGATTTGAAAGAGGTGTTGATCCGAATATTACAAGAACTGCACTTACGCATGCTGTTAAGTTAATTACTGAATTGGCTGAAGGTAAGTTGGTTGGAGAAATTCTTGAGGAATATCCTGAGAAAATCAAAGACAGTTATGTGATCATCAGATTCTCAAAAATCGAGCAGATTTTAGGAACAAAAATTCACAGAGAAAAAGTAAAAGAGATTTTAAAAGCACTTGATATTCAGGTTTTAAACGAAATTCAGAATGGTTTTGAAGTTTCGGTACCTGCGTACAGAGCCGATGTGACGAGGGAAATCGACATTATTGAAGAACTTTTAAGAATCTACGGTTACAACAAAATTGATGCTCCGCAAAAAATTTCGTTTACTCCTGTTAAATTAAATGCAAAAGATCAGGACGAGCTTGAAAATTCGTGGGCAAGAACGCTTCAGAGCTTAGGTTTCAATGAAGTAATGAACAATTCTTTGACTTCTGTAAAAGATGAAACAGATGCTGTAAAATTATTAAATCCTCTTAGCAACGATTTGGCATTTATGAGAAAGTCTTTACTGGAAGGGCTTTTACAAAATGCAATTTACAATATCAACAGAAAAAATCAGGATATCAAGTTTTTTGAATTTGGTAAAATTTATCATAAAAAGGAGAAATACGAAGAGAGAAAACAGCTTGCGGTTTTAGTTTCGGGAAGAAATGTTGCAGAAAACTGGCTTCAGCCAAAATCAGCGACAGATTTCTATAATCTGAAAGCTTATGTAAAAGTTTTACTTGAAAAATTAGCGATTGATTACAAAGAGATTGCTTCATCTGACGAAAGATTTTCTGATGCTTTGGAATACGAGTGCAATGGCGAAACTTTGGTGAAAATAGGGAAGGTGGCTCATCAGATGCTGAAAGATTTTGATGTCGATCAGGATTGTTTCTACGCAGAAATCGAACTGGAATTGGCTCAAAAATTAAGATCTGAAAACGAACTGAAGTTTAAAGATATTCCGAAATTCAATAAAATAAGAAGAGACTTGGCTTTGCTGATTGATAAAAATGTTCAGTATCAGGATCTTTATCAGACTGCGAAAAAGAATAAGTCGCCGTACATCAAAAACATCAATCTATTTGACGTTTATGAAGGGAAAAATCTTCCTGAAGGCAAGAAATCTTATGCCATGAGTTTTGAACTTTTAAATGAAGAAAAAACTTTGGAAGAAAAAGAAATTGCTTCTGTGATGGATTCTTTAATTAAGTCTTTCCAGAAAGAATTCAATGCAGAATTGAGATCTTAG
- the dnaN gene encoding DNA polymerase III subunit beta has product MKFIISSGELQKALQTVSGVISSSQSRPILENYLFELNENNLTITASDGETTLVTSLDVKSDDSGKFAVPAKIFQDFIKTYGEQPLTLVVKDNAEGTGSQLEILDEKDNFAVALDNADDYPELPEFESAQSVTMPAGVLSEALTNTLFATSNDSLRPVMTGVLFQFGENETNFVSTDSHRLVVYKRTDLMNAEPMEFIMPKKPLNIFKNILASSNGDVVIEFNDNMAKFTFDKNIWICRLIDGKYPNYTAVIPKENPNLLTINRNLLLSAIKRASIMSNKSTNQVRFKLSGNILHLHAEDTEYANKADMQIPCDYNGEDINIGFSSKFLTEMLGILSADDITMKMSQPNRPGIIEPLDGLEENENILMLSMPVIGL; this is encoded by the coding sequence ATGAAATTTATTATTTCAAGTGGTGAACTTCAGAAAGCATTGCAAACTGTAAGTGGCGTAATATCAAGTTCTCAGTCGAGACCGATTTTAGAAAACTATCTTTTTGAGTTAAACGAAAATAACCTTACCATAACCGCGTCTGACGGCGAAACAACTTTGGTCACTTCATTGGATGTAAAGTCTGATGATTCAGGTAAATTTGCGGTTCCTGCGAAAATTTTTCAGGATTTTATTAAAACGTATGGCGAACAGCCGCTGACGCTTGTTGTAAAAGACAATGCAGAAGGAACTGGCAGCCAACTTGAGATTTTAGATGAGAAAGATAATTTTGCCGTTGCATTAGACAACGCAGACGATTATCCTGAACTTCCGGAATTTGAATCTGCGCAAAGCGTGACTATGCCTGCCGGAGTTTTATCTGAAGCTTTAACCAACACACTCTTTGCAACCAGCAACGATTCTCTCCGTCCGGTAATGACTGGAGTTTTGTTCCAGTTTGGTGAAAACGAAACAAATTTTGTTTCTACAGATTCCCACAGATTGGTTGTTTACAAAAGAACTGATTTGATGAATGCCGAGCCAATGGAATTCATCATGCCTAAAAAACCTCTGAATATTTTCAAAAATATTTTAGCAAGCTCTAACGGAGATGTTGTCATTGAATTTAATGACAATATGGCTAAATTTACTTTTGATAAAAATATCTGGATCTGTAGATTAATCGACGGCAAATACCCAAATTATACTGCGGTAATCCCGAAAGAAAATCCAAATTTACTGACGATCAACAGGAATCTTTTGTTAAGTGCTATCAAAAGAGCTTCGATTATGTCTAATAAATCTACAAACCAGGTTAGATTTAAACTTTCAGGTAACATTTTGCATCTTCACGCAGAAGATACAGAATATGCAAACAAAGCAGACATGCAGATTCCTTGTGACTACAATGGGGAAGACATCAATATCGGTTTCAGTTCAAAATTTTTGACAGAAATGTTGGGGATTTTAAGTGCAGACGATATTACCATGAAAATGTCGCAGCCAAACAGACCTGGAATCATCGAGCCATTGGATGGTTTGGAAGAAAACGAAAATATCTTAATGCTTTCAATGCCGGTGATCGGATTGTAA
- a CDS encoding phosphoribosylformylglycinamidine synthase, with protein MNKRIFVEKRGIFDVESPKIFDEVKAVVPSIQSVKVYNVYDIFGLNDGEFEKVVNSTFVDPVTDILIEENPAKGTHFALEFLPGQYDQRADSAQQCIALLTENEKSKVRSGKLIEFEGVSESDLIKIKDLLINKVESQEKDLSILDIPAEETPSKVIVHEGFINFDDAQLEEFFNNHGFALGLDDLKFIQEYFKTEQRNPTETELKVLDTYWSDHCRHTTFETELSNIEFEGQFKHTLETIFNDYIEKRKFLGRELKPISLMDLATVCGRYFSKTGKLENLVVSDEINACTIQIEAEYDGKKEPWYLLFKNETHNHPTEIEPFGGASTCLGGAIRDPLSGRSFVFQAMRLTGAADVLEPVDKTLPGKLPQKTITKQAANGYSSYGNQIGLATTMVSEIYDEGYKAKRMEVGFVAGAVPVDWVRREKPEAGDSIIILGGATGRDGVGGASGSSKEQDETSIHTMSSEVQKGNAVEERKIQRLFRNPEVTRLIKKSNDFGAGGVSVAIGEIADSLEVNLDVLPLKYEGLNGTELAISESQERMAVVVEPKDKEQFIKFCEAENIVAVEVAKVTDSGRMQMFWKGDKIVDLSREFLDTNGCSKSQEVKITHLNELKEEAQTFNEENFLKILSDKNVASQKGLLEMFDSSIGATTVAMPLGGRYQQTLMEGSAQTLPILGAKDIETVSLASWGFDAEISKQNSLLGASYAVVESVAKIVAMGGDYKNIRFSFQEYFEKLGQNPEKWGKPLASLLGAYDAQINFGLAAIGGKDSMSGTYQDLNVPPTLISFACANGEKKNVISPEFKQAGNKLYFFNHIPQENGLPNYDKLKDVYELIFENIKAGKVVSVKTIKEGGVAVALAKMSFGNRLGAEINVTDKSVLLAKNIGSLIIESTEEVSSVDLQLIGEVENSNILKISGLNFEVEKLLEANTKTFENLFSTVEKEKITVELDSKLNSINPRNIQIKKHGIAQPRVFLPIFPGTNCEYDTLNAFQKEGAIVSSLPLININHQLLDESIDAWVKEIKQSQILAFSGGFSAGDEPDGSAKFIVNVLKNEKMKNAVHELLDRDGMIIGICNGFQALVKSGLLPYGRIKDLDENSPTLAHNAIRRHISQMVNVKVLNDESPWLKGMKDQVFTIPISHGEGRFMASEAEIQKLYENGQIATQYLDLDGNIAHGMPFNPNNSLFGIEGITSPCGKIYGRMGHPERFAEGLMKNIPSANYHNIFKNGVEYFK; from the coding sequence ATGAATAAAAGAATTTTCGTAGAAAAAAGAGGAATTTTCGATGTAGAAAGTCCAAAAATTTTTGATGAAGTAAAAGCGGTGGTTCCGTCAATCCAAAGCGTAAAAGTGTACAACGTTTACGATATTTTTGGTTTAAATGATGGTGAATTCGAAAAAGTGGTAAACAGCACATTTGTCGATCCGGTTACTGATATCCTGATCGAAGAAAATCCTGCAAAAGGAACTCATTTCGCACTGGAGTTTTTACCTGGACAGTACGATCAGCGTGCCGATTCTGCTCAGCAATGTATCGCTTTACTGACTGAGAATGAGAAGTCCAAAGTAAGAAGCGGTAAACTCATCGAGTTTGAAGGTGTTTCCGAATCTGACTTGATTAAAATCAAAGATCTTCTCATCAATAAAGTGGAATCTCAGGAGAAAGATTTATCAATTTTAGATATTCCTGCTGAAGAAACCCCATCTAAAGTGATTGTTCACGAAGGTTTTATCAATTTTGATGATGCTCAGCTGGAAGAATTCTTTAACAATCACGGTTTTGCTTTAGGCTTGGATGATTTAAAATTCATTCAGGAATATTTTAAAACTGAACAGAGAAATCCTACGGAAACGGAACTGAAAGTTTTGGATACATACTGGAGCGACCACTGCCGTCACACCACATTTGAAACAGAACTGTCAAATATTGAGTTTGAAGGACAGTTTAAACATACATTGGAAACGATTTTCAATGATTATATCGAAAAAAGAAAATTCTTAGGACGTGAACTGAAGCCCATTTCTCTAATGGATCTGGCAACAGTTTGCGGAAGATATTTTAGTAAAACTGGAAAGCTTGAAAATTTGGTGGTTTCAGATGAAATCAACGCCTGTACCATCCAGATCGAAGCTGAATACGATGGTAAAAAAGAACCTTGGTATTTATTATTTAAGAACGAAACACACAACCACCCAACAGAAATCGAACCATTTGGTGGTGCATCAACGTGTTTAGGTGGTGCGATCAGAGATCCTTTGTCGGGACGTTCTTTCGTTTTCCAGGCGATGAGATTAACTGGAGCTGCTGATGTTTTGGAACCGGTTGACAAAACTTTACCAGGCAAATTACCTCAGAAAACAATCACAAAACAGGCAGCAAACGGATATTCTTCTTACGGTAACCAAATCGGTTTGGCGACTACGATGGTTTCTGAGATTTACGACGAAGGCTACAAAGCAAAAAGAATGGAAGTTGGTTTCGTTGCCGGCGCCGTTCCTGTGGATTGGGTGAGACGTGAAAAGCCTGAAGCTGGCGACTCAATCATTATTTTAGGAGGTGCAACAGGTCGTGACGGTGTTGGCGGAGCAAGCGGAAGTTCAAAAGAGCAGGACGAGACTTCCATTCACACAATGAGTTCTGAAGTTCAGAAAGGAAATGCCGTTGAAGAACGTAAAATCCAAAGACTATTCAGAAATCCTGAAGTAACGAGATTAATCAAAAAATCAAATGACTTTGGAGCTGGAGGTGTTTCTGTTGCTATCGGAGAAATCGCTGATTCTTTGGAAGTTAATCTTGATGTTTTACCTTTAAAATATGAAGGTTTAAATGGAACCGAGCTTGCCATTTCTGAATCTCAGGAAAGAATGGCGGTTGTAGTTGAACCAAAAGACAAAGAACAGTTCATCAAATTCTGTGAAGCTGAAAACATTGTGGCTGTTGAAGTGGCAAAAGTGACAGATTCCGGAAGAATGCAGATGTTCTGGAAAGGAGATAAAATTGTTGATCTTTCAAGAGAATTTCTCGATACGAACGGATGTTCTAAAAGTCAGGAAGTTAAGATCACGCATCTTAATGAATTAAAAGAAGAAGCACAGACTTTTAACGAAGAGAATTTCTTAAAAATATTAAGCGATAAGAATGTAGCCTCTCAAAAAGGTTTATTGGAAATGTTCGATTCTTCTATTGGTGCGACTACGGTTGCGATGCCTTTAGGTGGGAGATACCAGCAGACTTTAATGGAAGGAAGTGCTCAGACGCTGCCGATTTTAGGCGCAAAAGATATCGAAACCGTGTCTTTGGCAAGTTGGGGATTTGATGCTGAAATTTCAAAGCAAAACTCTTTATTGGGAGCTTCTTATGCAGTCGTTGAAAGCGTTGCGAAAATCGTCGCAATGGGTGGCGATTATAAAAATATCAGATTCAGTTTTCAGGAATATTTTGAGAAACTAGGTCAGAATCCTGAAAAATGGGGCAAGCCTTTGGCGTCTCTTTTGGGTGCTTATGATGCTCAGATTAACTTCGGTTTAGCAGCAATCGGAGGTAAAGATTCAATGAGTGGAACATATCAGGATTTGAATGTTCCGCCAACATTGATTTCTTTCGCTTGTGCTAACGGAGAAAAGAAAAATGTCATCTCTCCGGAATTTAAACAGGCAGGAAACAAACTGTATTTCTTCAATCATATTCCGCAGGAAAACGGACTTCCAAACTATGATAAATTGAAAGATGTTTACGAACTTATTTTTGAAAACATCAAGGCTGGAAAAGTGGTTTCTGTGAAGACAATCAAAGAAGGCGGAGTTGCAGTTGCTTTAGCAAAAATGAGTTTCGGAAACAGGTTGGGCGCTGAAATAAATGTTACTGACAAGAGTGTTTTATTAGCTAAAAATATTGGAAGTTTAATCATCGAATCGACCGAAGAAGTTAGTTCTGTTGATCTTCAACTAATCGGTGAAGTTGAAAATTCAAATATTCTCAAAATCAGTGGTTTAAATTTTGAAGTCGAAAAATTACTTGAAGCAAATACAAAAACTTTTGAAAACCTTTTCTCAACAGTTGAAAAAGAAAAAATAACAGTTGAATTGGATTCAAAACTGAACTCAATCAACCCTAGAAATATTCAAATTAAAAAGCACGGAATTGCTCAGCCAAGAGTTTTCTTACCAATTTTCCCAGGAACAAATTGTGAGTATGACACGCTAAATGCTTTCCAAAAAGAAGGTGCAATTGTTAGCAGTTTGCCTCTAATTAATATCAATCATCAGTTGCTTGACGAAAGCATCGATGCGTGGGTAAAAGAAATTAAACAGTCGCAAATTTTAGCTTTCTCTGGAGGCTTCTCTGCGGGTGATGAACCGGATGGTTCTGCTAAGTTTATCGTGAATGTTTTGAAGAATGAAAAGATGAAAAATGCTGTTCACGAACTGCTCGACAGAGACGGAATGATCATCGGAATCTGTAACGGTTTTCAGGCTTTGGTAAAATCAGGATTGTTGCCTTACGGAAGAATTAAGGATCTGGATGAAAATTCTCCGACGTTAGCTCACAACGCGATCAGAAGACACATTTCTCAAATGGTCAATGTGAAAGTATTAAATGACGAATCTCCTTGGTTAAAAGGAATGAAAGATCAGGTTTTTACTATTCCAATTTCTCATGGAGAAGGTCGTTTTATGGCTTCGGAAGCTGAAATTCAGAAGCTGTACGAGAACGGACAGATTGCTACTCAATATTTAGATTTAGATGGAAACATTGCTCACGGAATGCCGTTTAATCCAAACAACTCCTTGTTCGGTATTGAAGGAATAACAAGTCCGTGTGGAAAAATCTATGGTAGAATGGGTCACCCTGAACGTTTTGCAGAAGGCCTAATGAAAAATATTCCATCGGCGAATTATCACAATATCTTTAAAAACGGAGTGGAGTACTTTAAGTAA
- a CDS encoding diacylglycerol kinase family protein produces the protein MRKPPVHKSLSNAFRGVFLMLKSERNFQLEVLALLINIFLIFYLKLSNLDTVLVLSVSFGVLSAEIFNTAIERICDFIQPEFDRRIGFIKDISAGAVVLMAILSVIVGILVYWKYIFA, from the coding sequence ATGCGCAAGCCTCCTGTCCATAAAAGTTTATCAAATGCATTCAGAGGTGTTTTTCTGATGTTGAAATCTGAAAGAAATTTTCAGCTTGAAGTTTTGGCGTTGCTTATTAATATCTTTTTGATTTTTTATCTGAAACTTTCCAATCTGGATACTGTTTTGGTTCTTTCAGTTTCTTTTGGGGTTTTGAGTGCTGAGATTTTCAACACAGCTATTGAGAGAATATGTGATTTTATTCAACCTGAATTTGACAGGAGGATTGGTTTTATAAAAGATATTTCTGCGGGTGCAGTGGTTTTAATGGCTATTCTTTCTGTGATTGTGGGAATTTTGGTGTATTGGAAGTATATTTTTGCGTGA
- a CDS encoding APC family permease, giving the protein MQKKLKLWDAIMLVMGSMIGSGIFIVSSDIMRNLGSGWWLAIVWIITGVMTVAAAISYGELSAIFPKAGGQYVYLKEIFGRRIGFLYGWGLFSVIQTGTIAAVAVAFGKFTAYLIPALNNAQPIFQQGEFKITFIQILAIVVIMLLTFINTKGVESGKFLQNLFTGSKILALIGIIVAGIFFVSNSYLSENFSGGLNAFNNLEKDSLGNFLQTGWKSVSGLTLFGGIASAMVGAVFSSVAWESVTFVSGEIENPKKNVVRSMIFGTSAVMVLYLAVNMVYLSTLSRDQIAFAADDRVAVSSALAIFGNTGTLIIALLVMISTFGCNNGLILSGARVFQTMSKDGMFFKSASENNKNQVPENALWMQGVWASVLCLSGQYGNLLDMISFVIVLFYMITVFGVIYLRFKKPELERPYKTWLYPVTPLVYLVIGTAFCVLLLFFKTQYTWPGLLLVLIGLPIYYFINSSKKDV; this is encoded by the coding sequence ATGCAGAAAAAACTAAAACTTTGGGACGCCATCATGCTCGTAATGGGTTCAATGATCGGAAGCGGAATCTTTATCGTCAGCTCAGATATCATGAGAAATCTTGGCTCCGGCTGGTGGCTCGCGATCGTCTGGATTATCACCGGTGTGATGACGGTGGCGGCAGCAATCAGCTATGGCGAACTGTCAGCGATATTTCCGAAAGCCGGCGGACAGTACGTCTATTTAAAAGAAATTTTCGGAAGAAGGATTGGTTTTTTATACGGATGGGGACTTTTTTCTGTGATACAAACCGGAACAATTGCCGCAGTGGCGGTAGCTTTCGGAAAATTTACAGCGTATTTGATTCCTGCTTTAAATAACGCTCAACCCATTTTTCAGCAAGGAGAATTTAAAATCACCTTCATTCAGATTCTGGCGATTGTCGTGATTATGCTGCTCACTTTCATTAATACAAAAGGTGTGGAAAGCGGTAAATTTTTACAAAACCTTTTCACAGGATCAAAAATTTTAGCGTTAATAGGAATTATTGTGGCTGGAATTTTCTTTGTAAGCAACAGTTACTTATCAGAAAATTTCAGTGGAGGCTTAAATGCATTTAATAATTTAGAAAAAGATTCTTTAGGAAATTTTCTTCAAACAGGTTGGAAATCAGTTTCAGGTCTAACGCTTTTTGGTGGAATCGCATCGGCAATGGTGGGAGCCGTCTTCAGTTCTGTGGCTTGGGAAAGCGTGACTTTCGTTTCAGGTGAAATTGAAAATCCAAAGAAAAATGTTGTAAGATCAATGATTTTCGGAACTTCGGCGGTGATGGTGCTTTATCTGGCAGTGAACATGGTTTATCTTTCAACTTTATCACGAGATCAAATCGCTTTTGCAGCGGACGACAGAGTGGCAGTTTCATCAGCACTGGCAATTTTCGGAAATACAGGAACTTTGATTATCGCTTTGCTTGTGATGATTTCAACATTTGGCTGTAATAACGGACTTATTTTATCAGGTGCAAGAGTTTTTCAGACCATGTCAAAAGACGGAATGTTTTTTAAATCGGCTTCCGAAAACAACAAAAATCAGGTGCCGGAAAATGCTTTGTGGATGCAGGGAGTCTGGGCGAGCGTTCTTTGTCTGAGCGGTCAGTACGGGAATCTGCTTGATATGATTTCATTTGTTATCGTTCTTTTCTACATGATTACCGTTTTCGGGGTGATTTATTTAAGATTTAAAAAGCCTGAACTTGAAAGACCATACAAAACATGGCTTTATCCTGTGACACCGCTTGTTTATCTGGTGATTGGTACTGCCTTTTGTGTACTTCTTTTGTTTTTTAAAACCCAGTACACGTGGCCCGGATTGCTTTTGGTGCTGATTGGTCTTCCTATTTATTACTTCATCAATTCCAGCAAAAAGGATGTTTGA
- a CDS encoding ribonuclease inhibitor, whose protein sequence is MDTSNKNNKKPAVINGSHFSDLSGFYEEVSQILIKDEDWKVGTLDGFDDILYGFQGEIIWKESEKSKADLGFEATKEFYENKIKQGKPFNINLAQQKLDDLIAGKGQSLFEILIEIIESHKNISLILE, encoded by the coding sequence TTGGATACTTCAAATAAAAATAACAAAAAACCGGCTGTCATCAATGGCAGCCATTTTTCTGATTTATCAGGTTTCTACGAAGAAGTTTCTCAGATTTTAATAAAAGATGAAGACTGGAAAGTAGGAACGCTCGACGGATTTGATGACATTCTATATGGGTTTCAGGGAGAAATTATCTGGAAAGAATCTGAAAAATCAAAAGCTGATTTAGGTTTTGAAGCAACGAAAGAATTTTATGAAAATAAGATCAAACAGGGAAAGCCTTTCAATATCAATCTGGCTCAACAAAAACTGGATGATTTAATTGCCGGAAAAGGGCAGAGCTTATTTGAAATTTTAATTGAAATTATAGAATCACACAAAAATATTTCGCTGATTTTAGAGTGA